A single window of Diorhabda sublineata isolate icDioSubl1.1 unplaced genomic scaffold, icDioSubl1.1 Dsub_21, whole genome shotgun sequence DNA harbors:
- the LOC130452150 gene encoding uncharacterized protein LOC130452150: protein MCIDRHKVIANYIDPNDDISNVPDFPAEEWYTEHFRESQYLLQVVKCDDQQCCNPRRSSLHDIFLLPPYPIEVNGDPAIPGPEQHDGKTFATFFIRHCLPIQPLHTFTSMPYDDLYCPSLRHDIEKRCCNTCGIYFVSIIMHEMCKHLNCDHRVLFQDQRLCASDKGLEWLNQNEVEGADDFIENYLNMLVLVVTLGSTRVSMD, encoded by the exons ATGTGCATTGATAGACACAAAGTTATTGCTAATTACATCGACCCAAACGACGACATTTCTAATGTTCCAGATTTTCCAGCTGAAGAATGGTACACCGAGCATTTTAGAGAGAGTCAATATTTACTTCAG gTTGTAAAATGCGATGATCAGCAGTGCTGCAATCCGCGTCGGAGTTCTttacatgatatttttttattacctccATATCCCATTGAAGTTAATGGAGATCCGGCGATTCCGGGTCCTGAACAGCATGATGGAAAAACATTTGCAACATTCTTCATTCGCCATTGCCTACCTATTCAACCATTACACACCTTCACAAGCATGCCTTATGATGACCTCTATTGTCCAAGTTTACGTCACGATATAGAAAAGAGATGCTGCAATACATGTGGTATCTATTTCGTATCCATCATCATGCACGAGATGTGCAAACACTTAAATTGCGACCACCGTGTATTGTTTCAAGACCAGCGACTGTGTGCAAGCGACAAAGGTTTGGAGTGGCTCAATCAGAACGAAGTTGAAGGAGCAGatgatttcattgaaaattatttgaatatgttgGTTCTAGTAGTCACTCTTGGGAGTACACGAGTCTCCATGGACTGA